DNA sequence from the Glycine soja cultivar W05 chromosome 18, ASM419377v2, whole genome shotgun sequence genome:
GTTACGTGAGTGAGAAAGGGTTGTGGGTTTGCTTGTGGTGGTAGGTGGGAGTCGTGAGAGAGAAAGGGAAGGTgaatgtctttattttttaaaaaaaattatgtttatattatttttattttaaaataataataaatacaggGACAAAAAGTTTTTAGTTGGAATTGGGAAAAAATGTTTCGCTTATCACTTTTTAATTGGTTGTTCAGAAACCCAAAGCATTAAAAGTGGTGAAATCCGAAGCGTTGGAGAGTTGAAATCCGAAGCGGCATAAACCAGGGCGGTTTTATAAAAATCGTATTTGAATAGACGTTTCAAAAACGGTTTTATACAACCGTCTCTGATACCGTGTCGTAAAATAGCACTTATGTAGTAGTGTAAGCATTGCATAAGTTTACTATCTGATTGTTTACTATTCATATTACCTCAGAATTGAAAATAGCACAATCTGAGgtcttaaaagaaaaaggaagaaaacgTTGCTTTTTGTGAAATGCAGTTTAAAGCTTGCTAGAAATAAAGGGTTTAACCGTTAACAGTGATATGATAGTTCAATAATAACAGGGGTgcctcatgttttttttttttattattttgctttcccATTAGTGCATAATTTCTTCTCATGAGTGTGAGATGTTATATCTATTTTTTggccataaaataaatatacagaTAATCGTGAGGTTAGTGCAGATCAGGAGTTTATCGTGATGATAAACAAAACCAGCTATATACTTTTGTTATTGTACAAGTTGTATGGATGAATGAAATTGTATGTTTTTTTAGTactgtatttaaattttattggttCCTTTACTTAATTTCATATTTGCTTCTTTCTCTTAATTCAATTAGTTAGTTCCTTAGGAATAATTGAACACAAGAAAATATTGACATATAATTACGACTCAATTCTAAAATAAGACTTGTTGTGAAGTTGGCAAAGAAAATAACCAAAACAAAAGGTTTTGTTGCTTTACAGTTTAATTTGTTCAAAGTAACTGAAAAATACGATTCTTGTGCTGTGTCCTTTCTTCAATACAAATAATGTGGATTCCCTTGGTTTATATTTGTAACTTGACGaataaattcattgttataatgGAAATTAATTACTCTATTAATGtatcatttataaatattaaccgATTATTAATGGTTGAAAAACTTAAGATGTGATacttaattaaaagattaaaatatatttttcttatatatatccaaagtttgttgtttgttcttgtaaaaaatttcatttgttttgtttttctataaaattataacattgCTCCTTTTTTTATCTGAAGTTAGATTTGTTGGACTCCAAacctgaaaatatatttaaagggaaaaaatatattttaatttatttaaaaatccttatattgatataatataatttatttcagataaatttgaaataaaagttttaatgttcataaaaatttaaaacatccgttaatatatttttttaaaaaaacaatttataattcttaataaataccttaattttatgttttctataatttatttatttttatttttttctacaataaaacaaaaattttattgtggtcctatacacttttttttagttccttataaactaacaaattttatttttactttctagtaaaagaaattcatttgttattattttttttttaaaaaattaataataaatgaaaaaattatcaaaaaataaacacaaaatttaatcatttattatgagttaaaaaatgtcaaagaaagaaatatattatttgattaaagacacaacaaaaaaattattataaaacaaataaaaaattaaatattcattgagatcgaaaatatattttagtaatttttctttaatgccAATACATTGTAATGAACGTTTCGAATTCTCTATCCTTCCCTTCCTTCAGCAACTACTCTACAATGGAGTCATCAGAGGACCCCATCATCCAAGTCAAAGATGAACAACTCATGGTTTCACCATTATCCGGTGAAAACCCAGTTCACAGAACTGCTTATTTCATCAAACCTTGCGTGGAAGACTCGGCAACTCTTCCTCATTCCATGTTCTCTTCTGGAAGAACAGCCACTGTCAATTCGGACCACGCGAAGTTGCTTGAAGTAAGATACAAAGGGTGGCATTACCCAAGTGCAGAATGGAATACATGGGTCCAACAAATGCAACACAAGTATGAATGTGTGTGGATGAAAGCTGGGATAGACCAGGCAATCAAAGCTTCAACTTTTCAAATCCGTAGGAATGATGAGTTGATCATTGAGCTTGCACAAAGATGGTGTTCTAAGACCAACACGTTTGTGTTTCCTTGGGGAGAAGCAACGATAACATTGGAGGATATGAAAGTTTGTTGGGGTTACTCTGTTATGGGAGCTCCTATTTCTAGCCCTCTTGTGAGTGGTGAGGAAAGGGAAATAGAACAAAAACTTATAGGAGTTTTTAGGATGTTTTTCAAATCTAAGGCCAGAAGGGCGGATCATACTCCATGGATGAAGCATTTCATGAGTAACGAGAGCCGAGTGGAGCATGAGGCGTTCTTGTCTTTGTGGTTGTCGAGGTTTGTTTTCCCTGGTAGATCATATACAACCATTTTGAAAAGCACTTTTCCTATTGCCATACATTTAGCAAGAGGGCTTAAACTAGCACTTGCTCCTGCTGTCTTGGCCAGCATCTACAGGGATTTGAGTTTGCTAAATAACAAAATCAGAATTGTCGCAACAGTGGAGTTGGAAGTTACTCTGTGGGCTCCTTTTCAGTTGGTTCAAGTATGGGCATTGGAGAGATTTCCAGCTCTGCAGCCGCTCCCCGATGTAATTGAGCAAGGCCAACTCTTGATGACTAAATGGCACGCCGTGAAAATGCTGAAAGGAGACAACTTGAAACTGATTTTGGACTCTGTTGGAGCTGAAAACGGCTTCATTTGGCACCCTTATGAGAATTCTCCAGCTCTTCAGCTTTACAATGAAAATGACATGTGGGTATGCGATAATCCCAATTTTGATGATGAATTAGAATCCTTTGCTCGCTGCTTGAGAGTCTCGGAGTTGGTGGGTATGGAGTGTATAGAACAGTACTTGCCAAATCGTGTTGCTATGCAATTCGGAATGGATCAGGACATTCCTGGTATGTTAGCACATTACAATGACAATCCTTGGATAAGTTATAGTCAGCCAGTAATGGATACAAATTTGTACACTGCATTATGTGCCTGCCATCAGCCTAATGTTACTTCTAGGTACTATCGTTGGTGGAAGCAATCAAATCCAAGTAAGGAAGGAGACATGCATGATCATTGTGTTGTAAGTAGCCCAGAACATTTGTTACCAACATCATCATCTATGAAGAAAGAGAGTGGAGGATCCTATGGCCCACCACCTGGTTTTACTTCCAAGATTAatgcaaaacaagaaaaagatttTGATGAAGAGGGAAAGTTGTCAATTATTGAATTATCCGATTCTTCTAATGAAGTTAGATGTCTTGGTGA
Encoded proteins:
- the LOC114396911 gene encoding uncharacterized protein LOC114396911; translation: MESSEDPIIQVKDEQLMVSPLSGENPVHRTAYFIKPCVEDSATLPHSMFSSGRTATVNSDHAKLLEVRYKGWHYPSAEWNTWVQQMQHKYECVWMKAGIDQAIKASTFQIRRNDELIIELAQRWCSKTNTFVFPWGEATITLEDMKVCWGYSVMGAPISSPLVSGEEREIEQKLIGVFRMFFKSKARRADHTPWMKHFMSNESRVEHEAFLSLWLSRFVFPGRSYTTILKSTFPIAIHLARGLKLALAPAVLASIYRDLSLLNNKIRIVATVELEVTLWAPFQLVQVWALERFPALQPLPDVIEQGQLLMTKWHAVKMLKGDNLKLILDSVGAENGFIWHPYENSPALQLYNENDMWVCDNPNFDDELESFARCLRVSELVGMECIEQYLPNRVAMQFGMDQDIPGMLAHYNDNPWIKSGGSYGPPPGFTSKINAKQEKDFDEEGKLSIIELSDSSNEVRCLGDEEVGNGKALSSPPSDVFPSASVEGARTVKDNGNEVKIEHSFCDRNDVNDKEGEDASHRIANIASNLESRIWKLERVIAKLKAAKFGHKVQNIGVKAEP